The region CAAAATCAGTTACGCCTATATTTACATTGGTTGCTATTGAAGCCGTTCCTGCATTACCCGGAGCTACAAAAAGTTTGTCGCAAAGTGGACTTTGAATCATTTTCCATGCAAATGCATGTTCTCTTCCTCCTGAACCCAATAATAAAATAGTCATCTGTTGTTGTTTTTAGTTGTGCTGCAAAAATAGGTTGTTTTAAAGTTTACCAAAAGAGATTCGGCTAAAAAATTAAATAAAACCAGCGATTTCTTTTCTTATTTTTGATAAAATTAGTTTATGAATCATAAAATAAAAACATCCGTTTTTCAGTTTTTGAGCTTTTTGCCCAATCCTTTGGGCGTTAAGCTATACCATAAACTACAATATTTCTCCGAAAACAAGAATTTAAATCTAAAACTAAAAAGTTCCGAAAATACATTTAACAGCTTTCTTACCATTTGTAAGCTGTTGAAAATAGAGCCTGACAACAAATCAATTATTGAAATTGGCTCCGGATGGTTACCTATTATTCCTTATTTATTTATCTTTAAAGGCAAAGCAAAGCGCGTTTATACCTATGATTTGAATGAACATTATCAGGAAAATTCGATTGTAGATTTTAATGCCGTTTTTTCAAAAGAGTACAATCAAATTATTGACATTCCTAAAAAAGGAAAATACAGCCTTCCAAAAGAGCTTGTTTATTTTCCTTCACAAAATATAATTACAGCGGAAATTCCAAAAGCAGAAATCGTTTTTTCAAGGTTTGTCCTTGAACATGTCACTCCCGAAGATATTGCAGAAATGCATATGAAATTTAAAAATACACTTGAAAAAGGATCCCATATCGTTCATTTTATTTCGCCGAGTGATCACAGAGCTTATTCTGATCCGTCCTTGTCCCTTCACGATTTTTTAAAATACGATCAAAAAGAATGGAATCGTATCCAAACCAAATTTGATTATCACAACAGATTAAGGCTTCCGCAATACTTGGAAATTTTCAAATCTTTGGATTATGAAATTATATATTTAACTTTCGATAGCGTCAAAAAAGATTCTGAACAACATTGTTTGTTTAAGAATATTGAAATACACTCTGATTATAAAAATTATTCAGACGAAGAATTAACAGCCGGAAATATTAATATTGTTCTAAAAGTATAATGCTGAAATTATTCGATTTAACGCTAAAATTCAATGGCTATCCGATAAAAGAGGCCAAGGCCGAATTGCGAAAAATTGTAGCTCAATCAACAACAGAACATCAACTATTTATCGAAAATAAAAAAAGAGAAATTGTTGAATTTCATCTGCAAAACAATGCCTTTTATCAACAATTAGTAGGTTCAAAAACATTTAAGAGTTGGGGAGATTTACCCATTTTAAACAAACAAAATTTACAAAAACCATTGAATGAAAGATTATCCAATGGTTACAATTCTAAAAATACGTACGTTAACAAAACATCTGGTTCCAGTGGCGATCCTTTTATTTTTGCCAAAGACAAATACTGTCATGCGCTGACTTGGGCTTCGTATATGTATCGTTTTGGCTGGTTTGGCATTGATTTTAACCGTTCTATTCAGGCACGTTTTTATGGCATTCCTTTGGATTTCATTGGTAACAAAAAAGAACGTTTTAAGGACTTTTTGAGCAAACGTTTCCGCTTTCCTGTTTTTGATTTATCAGATCAGGCTTTAGAAAAAGTGTTGAAAAAATTTGAAAATACTAAATTCGATTACCTCAACGGTTACACTAGTTCCCTTGTTTTGTTTGGCAAATTTTTACGGAAGCAAAACCTCATCTTAAAAGAAATTTGTCCTACATTGAAAGTCTGCATGGTGACTTCAGAAATGCTTTTTGAAGAAGATAAAATACTTCTCGAAACCCAATTCGGAATCCCAATTATCAATGAATACGGCGCTTCCGAACTGGATCTAATAGCTTTTGAAAATCCCGAAGGCAAATGGCAAGTAAATACCGAAACGCTATTTGTAGAGATTCTGGATGACAAAAATAATGTATTGCCTTATGGCCAAGAAGGTCGCATTGTGATTACATCTTTGTTCAACAAAGCGCATCCTTTTATTCGATATGATATTGGCGATATTGGGATTTTGGATGCGAAAAGTACTTTGGATAAACCGATTCTTAAGAAATTAATTGGTCGTACCAATGATGTTGCGCTTTTACCAAGCGGAAAAAAATCGCCAGGTTTGACTTTTTATTATGTGACCAAAAGCATCATTGAAGATGACGGAAACGTCAAAGAATTTATCATCAAACAAACCAAAATAGATGCTTTTGAAATAGAATATGTCAGTGAAACCGAATTAAATTTGGAACAAATCCAAAAAATAAAACAAGCGATTGCTTTGTATTTGGAACCAAATTTAGCCTTTAAATTCACTAGAAAAAACGCTTTAGAAAGAAGTAATCGTGGCAAATTGAAGCAGTTTACTTCTCTGCTGAAATAAGATTTGAAGTTGAAAAATACAAGACCAAATTTAAAAAAATATAAATCTATGGATGAAAATTTGATGCTTTCTGAAGAAACCATTTCTAATAAAATCTACTTTATTAGAAATCAAAAAGTAATGTTAGATAGAGATTTAGCTCAACTTTATGGAGTTGAAACCAAAAGATTAAAAGAACAAGTAAAAAGAAATTTATCCCGATTTCCAACAGATTTCATGTTTCAACTGTCTAAAACGGAATTTGAAAATTGGAGGTCGCAATTTGCGACCTCCAATTCTGAGAAGATGGGTTTGCGTTATGCCCCAATGGCCTTCACAGAACATGGAGTCCTAATGTTGTCAAGTGTTTTGAATAGCGACAAAGCCATTCAAACCAACATTCAAATTATGCGTATTTTTACCAAAGTGAGACAAATGCTCTTGGACACCACCGAAATGAAATTGGATATTGCCCAAATTCAGAGGAAACTGGAAAATCAAGGCAAAAATATTGAACTGGTTTTCTTTTATTTGGATGAACTAACAGAGAAAAAAGAAGATGCAATGCCAAGAACAAAAATTGGTTATAAAAAATAATCAGATGCTTTTACAATAAAGTGGTTTTATAATCAATTGCGTAAACAAAAAACCAGTCATACAAAGTAAGGAAACCCCAAAATTATAACCGTGAAAGTTTCTGTAAACGGCAAAATTATGTTTCAATAAATCCAATTTTGAGGCAGAAATGGAGTTGGTTCTAATTCTGTAAAAAGCCAAACTCTCGGGAACAGCTTGCGCCTTTTTTATTTTTTTTAAAACAGAAAGCCAATGCATCCAATCTTGTCGTTTTCTAATTGGAGAAATCTCCATTTTCCCGAAATAACTGACATCATAAATCCCGGTAAGATTCCCAATATAGTTGCAAAAAAACAATTGTCTATAGGAGAGATTTTGTGGCGCTTCTACCCTTTTATTCAACAATTCACCCTCTTCGTCAATCCAATCGTAGTAGGAAAAAGTGAATGGTAAATTGTTCTCCTTCAAAAAATTAAGCTGTTTTTCAAGTTTTTTAGGTTTCCATAAATCATCGGCATCCAAAAAAGAAATGTATCTACCCGAAGCTTTTGACACTCCTAAATTTCGGGCAATTCCAGTTCCTGAATTCGTATTGAGTCGATGAAACTGAATTCTTTCATCCTTTTGCATCATTTCTAAAATAATTGAACTTGAATTATCTGTAGAACAATCATCAACCAAGATGATTTCCCAATTGTGATACGTTTGTTTTTGAACAGACTCGACCGCTTCTGCAATGAATTTTTCAGAATTATAAATTGGAATTATTATAGATACTAAGGGTAATTCCATTTTTTAAATGATTTATCTTTCCTTATTTCTTATTTGATATAATCCATAAAATCCTTGTGTTCCTCTTTTAAAAGCTCCTCTTTAGACAAGGATTTGAAATAATCATAGGTGATTTTCATTCCTTCGGCACGGTTTACCTTGGCTTCCCAACCCAGAATTTCTTTAGCTTTGGTGGTGTCAGGTTGTCTTTGTAAAGGATCGTTTATTGGTAAGGGATAATACACCACTTTTTGATTGGTTCCTGTCAATTTGATGATTTCTTCGGCAAAATCTTTAATGGTTATTTCGTCCGGATTTCCAATATTTACCGGATACACATAATCAGAATGCAATAATCTGAAAATCCCTTCGACCTGATCGTCAACGTAACAGAAAGAACGCGTTTGCATGCCATCGCCAAAAATAGTCAAATCCTCGCCACGCAAAGCTTGACCTATAAATGCCGGAATCACCCGACCATCATTGAGACGCATTCTTGGGCCATAGGTATTAAAAATACGAACTATTCTGGTTTCTACGCCATGAAAAGTATGATACGCCATTGTTATAGATTCCTGAAAACGTTTGGCTTCGTCATAAACGCCTCTTGGACCAATGGTATTTACATTTCCGTAGTACTCTTCTGTTTGAGGATGAACTAATGGATCTCCGTACACTTCAGAAGTGGATGCAATCAAGATTCTGGCTTTCTTAACTCTTGCCAATCCTAACAAATTGTGTGTTCCTAACGAACCTACTTTCAAGGTTTGAATCGGTATTTTTAAATAATCAATCGGACTTGCCGGTGAAGCAAAATGAAGGATATAATCCAATTGTCCCGGTACATGAACAAACTTGGTAATATCATGATGATAGAATTCAAAATTTTCGAGTTTGAACAAATGTTCAATATTTTTTAAATCTCCTGTAATGAGATTATCCATTCCAATGACAAAATAACCTTCCTTGATAAAACGATCACACAAATGTGATCCCAAAAATCCCGCAGCACCTGTAATAAGTATCCTTTTCATATGTAAATTTATTTGGCCATGACCATAAATGTTATTGTCTTTTTAAATGATATTGAAAATTTGTTCCAATATTTTGATCGTAATCAAATACGTAGGCTTTACTCCTGTTGCTCCAAGTCCGCCCGAAGCCAATGTGCTTCCGGTTTCCAAAGGATTATCCGAGGCATAATAAGCATATCTTACTTTGATGTCATGAGGAACACTTTTTCTGATTTTGGAAGCCGATTGAATGGCTTTTTGATAATAAGATCCTTCCATTTCTAAACCGATAACACCCCAAGTGGATTCATGGAAGAATTTCAACAAATCCTTATTTTGCAACGAAGTTCCCAATACCGTAACCATAGGTCCGGCAAAAACTTCTATTCCGTTGCCTTCAAACATATTAGCAGTTAATTCATTATGGAAAAAATAATTATCTGCAGTTCCCTCATTAATGTGGGCATTTGGAATCATGATATCTCCTTTTCCGCCTTCAAGAATTCCCGCTTTTCCCATTATGGAAACCGATTCTACATTGAGTAAAATATCTTTTTTGAAAGGTTTTAACAGCTCATCAATAGTTTCATAAGCCTGCTCTCCAAAGGCGTAATCCATAACGATAAGCACTGGTTTATTCGCTCCAATTTTAGCTTTGGGAAACGATGAATTAGCCCAATCAATTTTGGCTGTATCAAAAATTTGTACATCAATATTAGTTCCTGAAGTATCCGGCAACGAAATCATCCCTTGCTTTAAAGCAATTTCTTCGACCTTATTCCTTACTTCATTTGCTGTCGATTTACTTAACTCTTCGTAAATAAAGAAATCCGATTTGTCTTTAAAGTTCTTTTTTAAAGTTGTAGTAGCAAAAATAGAATTCATCACGCTGTGCATATTGGCACTAATCACGTGAATAGGGCGGTCTAAAAGACCATTTTGCTTTAAAACTTCCTTGATGTTTGTTGCCCAGATTTCCCCGTGAATATGATGACCCAAACGTTCCCTTAAAATAGGACTAAAAGTGATGGTTCTTTTATTATTGTCAACAACTTCTTCAATAGCT is a window of Flavobacterium acetivorans DNA encoding:
- a CDS encoding phenylacetate--CoA ligase family protein, which encodes MLKLFDLTLKFNGYPIKEAKAELRKIVAQSTTEHQLFIENKKREIVEFHLQNNAFYQQLVGSKTFKSWGDLPILNKQNLQKPLNERLSNGYNSKNTYVNKTSGSSGDPFIFAKDKYCHALTWASYMYRFGWFGIDFNRSIQARFYGIPLDFIGNKKERFKDFLSKRFRFPVFDLSDQALEKVLKKFENTKFDYLNGYTSSLVLFGKFLRKQNLILKEICPTLKVCMVTSEMLFEEDKILLETQFGIPIINEYGASELDLIAFENPEGKWQVNTETLFVEILDDKNNVLPYGQEGRIVITSLFNKAHPFIRYDIGDIGILDAKSTLDKPILKKLIGRTNDVALLPSGKKSPGLTFYYVTKSIIEDDGNVKEFIIKQTKIDAFEIEYVSETELNLEQIQKIKQAIALYLEPNLAFKFTRKNALERSNRGKLKQFTSLLK
- a CDS encoding ORF6N domain-containing protein: MDENLMLSEETISNKIYFIRNQKVMLDRDLAQLYGVETKRLKEQVKRNLSRFPTDFMFQLSKTEFENWRSQFATSNSEKMGLRYAPMAFTEHGVLMLSSVLNSDKAIQTNIQIMRIFTKVRQMLLDTTEMKLDIAQIQRKLENQGKNIELVFFYLDELTEKKEDAMPRTKIGYKK
- a CDS encoding glycosyltransferase family 2 protein; translated protein: MELPLVSIIIPIYNSEKFIAEAVESVQKQTYHNWEIILVDDCSTDNSSSIILEMMQKDERIQFHRLNTNSGTGIARNLGVSKASGRYISFLDADDLWKPKKLEKQLNFLKENNLPFTFSYYDWIDEEGELLNKRVEAPQNLSYRQLFFCNYIGNLTGIYDVSYFGKMEISPIRKRQDWMHWLSVLKKIKKAQAVPESLAFYRIRTNSISASKLDLLKHNFAVYRNFHGYNFGVSLLCMTGFLFTQLIIKPLYCKSI
- a CDS encoding UDP-glucuronic acid decarboxylase family protein, whose translation is MKRILITGAAGFLGSHLCDRFIKEGYFVIGMDNLITGDLKNIEHLFKLENFEFYHHDITKFVHVPGQLDYILHFASPASPIDYLKIPIQTLKVGSLGTHNLLGLARVKKARILIASTSEVYGDPLVHPQTEEYYGNVNTIGPRGVYDEAKRFQESITMAYHTFHGVETRIVRIFNTYGPRMRLNDGRVIPAFIGQALRGEDLTIFGDGMQTRSFCYVDDQVEGIFRLLHSDYVYPVNIGNPDEITIKDFAEEIIKLTGTNQKVVYYPLPINDPLQRQPDTTKAKEILGWEAKVNRAEGMKITYDYFKSLSKEELLKEEHKDFMDYIK
- a CDS encoding DUF6909 family protein, giving the protein MKETKNISRSRAQESSAAIEKMYITMRHLFNRGFYKPMGVSGDTLREALLALRPEIYGNIAEEKVELKGLLYVIERLPVGIEECRFINLTSDEGYSKSHFQAIVPPKRRRNCYRIDEEQMNVEITRGRSDIYDILTHLTFIFIESHKIKNRVLLDDAGEVSRDWNKLEQAVSYNEKLSQIEKEKAISHAANILGRTFEEILDIYDDFGSATEPDRFLHVIYWLGKLAIEEVVDNNKRTITFSPILRERLGHHIHGEIWATNIKEVLKQNGLLDRPIHVISANMHSVMNSIFATTTLKKNFKDKSDFFIYEELSKSTANEVRNKVEEIALKQGMISLPDTSGTNIDVQIFDTAKIDWANSSFPKAKIGANKPVLIVMDYAFGEQAYETIDELLKPFKKDILLNVESVSIMGKAGILEGGKGDIMIPNAHINEGTADNYFFHNELTANMFEGNGIEVFAGPMVTVLGTSLQNKDLLKFFHESTWGVIGLEMEGSYYQKAIQSASKIRKSVPHDIKVRYAYYASDNPLETGSTLASGGLGATGVKPTYLITIKILEQIFNII